The Dioscorea cayenensis subsp. rotundata cultivar TDr96_F1 chromosome 19, TDr96_F1_v2_PseudoChromosome.rev07_lg8_w22 25.fasta, whole genome shotgun sequence genome includes a window with the following:
- the LOC120250223 gene encoding LOW QUALITY PROTEIN: beta-glucosidase 6-like (The sequence of the model RefSeq protein was modified relative to this genomic sequence to represent the inferred CDS: deleted 3 bases in 3 codons) — MKMEFRRGLFGFIFVVWGIQACLVASQGLSRGSFPKGFVFGTASSAYQYEGAVKEDGRGPTVWDTFAHTFGKVIDFSNADVAVDQYHRFEEDVQLMADMGMDAYRFSIAWSRLFPNGTGTVNQAGVDHYNRVINALLAKGIEPYVTLYHWDLPQALEDKYNGWLGSQIINDFANYAETCFKMFGDRVKYWISFNEPHTFAIQGFDVGLQAPGRCSILLRLFCRAGNSATEPYIVAHHVLIAHATAADIYRKKYKAAQNGIIGISFDVMWFEPMTNSPQDIAATQRAQDFQFGWFMDPLFFGDYPSSMRKRVGNRLPKFSASEAALIKGSLDFVGINHYTTYYAQPNVTNIVGLLFNDALADSGAITLPFKGFNTIGDRASSIWLYIVPSGMRSLMNYIKTKYGNPPVIITENGMDDPNNPLISIKDALKDEKRIKYHNDYLGNLSAAIREDGCDVRGYFVWSLLDNWEWAAGYTSRFGLYFVDYKDNLKRYPKDSVQWFKKLLATP; from the exons ATGAAAATGGAGTTCAGGAGAGGATTGTTTGGGTTTATATTTGTTGTCTGGGGAATTCAAGCATGTTTGGTGGCAAGCCAAGGATTGAGTAGGGGGAGTTTTCCCAAAGGGTTTGTCTTTGGCACTGCTTCTTCAGCTTATcag TATGAGGGAGCAGTGAAAGAAGATGGAAGAGGACCTACTGTTTGGGATACATTTGCTCACACTTTTG GCAAGGTGATTGATTTTAGTAATGCTGATGTTGCTGTTGATCAGTACCACAGATTTGAG GAAGATGTGCAACTCATGGCAGACATGGGAATGGATGCTTATCGGTTTTCGATTGCTTGGTCTCGTCTTTTTCCGA ATGGCACTGGAACAGTAAATCAAGCT GGAGTTGATCACTATAATAGAGTTATCAATGCATTGTTAGCCAAAG GAATTGAACCATATGTGACACTCTATCATTGGGATTTGCCTCAAGCTTTGGAAGACAAGTACAATGGATGGCTTGGTTCTCAGATAAT AAATGATTTCGCAAATTATGCAGAGACATGCTTTAAGATGTTTGGAGACAGAGTGAAGTATTGGATTAGTTTTAATGAACCTCATACTTTCGCTATCCAAGGTTTTGATGTCGGATTACAAGCGCCCGGTCGTTGCTCCATTCTGCTACGGCTCTTTTGTAGA GCAGGGAATTCGGCGACTGAACCTTACATTGTTGCTCATCATGTTCTTATTGCTCATGCAACTGCTGCTGATATTtacagaaaaaaatataag GCAGCACAGAATGGAATTATTGGGATATCATTTGATGTTATGTGGTTTGAACCAATGACAAACTCACCACAAGACATTGCTGCAACACAAAGAGCACAAGATTTTCAGTTTGGATG GTTTATGGATCCATTATTTTTCGGAGATTATCCAAGTTCAATGAGAAAAAGAGTTGGAAATAGATTGCCGAAGTTTTCGGCCTCTGAAGCAGCT TTGATCAAGGGATCCTTGGATTTCGTCGGCATAAATCACTACACAACATATTATGCACAACCCAATGTGACAAATATTGTTGGTCTTCTGTTCAATGATGCTCTCGCTGACTCCGGCGCCATCACCCTCC CATTCAAAGGTttcaatacaattggagacagg GCATCATCGATATGGTTGTATATCGTACCAAGTGGAATGAGAAGTTTAATGAACTACATCAAAACTAAGTACGGTAATCCACCGGTTATCATCACTGAAAATG GAATGGATGATCCAAACAACCCATTGATTTCCATCAAAGATGCATTGAAAGATGAAAAGAGAATCAAATACCACAATGACTATCTTGGGAACTTATCTGCTGCTATAAG GGAAGACGGTTGCGATGTTCGCGGATACTTTGTATGGTCTCTTTTGGACAATTGGGAGTGGGCAGCAGGTTACACTTCAAGATTTGGATTGTACTTTGTGGACTACAAAGACAACCTCAAGAGATATCCAAAGGATTCAGTTCAGTGGTTCAAGAAACTACTTGCAACTCcataa